AACATGAACTATGCACTGAAAAAGGATGGAATTTTATTTATAGGTCCTTCTGAAAATATTGGGGATTTTTTAGAAGCATTTTCTGTTATAGACAACAAATGGAAAATATTTAAATGTGTTAAATCCAGTCGTGTATTATTTGACCACATTAAAACCCGTACAATTTCTTATCAACAGCCACATTCATATTGGAACAACCAATTTGCTTTAAAAGATCTAAAAGTAGGACAAACAGATTTAAATATTACTAAAATAGCTGAAAAAAACTTAATAGATATATATGCACCGCCATCAGCTTTAATCAATAAATTAGGAGATATTTTATTTATACATGGGCGTTTAGGTAAATATTTAGAACCATCTCCTGGAAGAGCCCATATGAACATACTTGAAATGGCAAGGGAAGGTATAAAATTAGGTTTAAGTACAGCAATTCAAAATGCAATATCAAATAATAAGGAAGTTGTCTTTGATAGTCTTCAAGTGGATTCTAAAGATAATAAAGACTATATCAAACTCATTGTAAAGCCTATAAATGATCAAGACTCTGTTAAGGGGTTGTTGATTGTTTCATTCGAAGAATCAGATTCACAAAATCTTGGCCAAGAGAGGATCAAGTTACATATTGATTCCAACAACAATGAACATATTAAATCCATTGAAAATGAACTTAAATTGACTAAAGAACGTTTGAAAGCCAATGTTGAAGAGATGACAACCTCAAATGAGGAGCTTAAATCTGCAAATGAAGAACTACAATCTTTAAATGAGGAATCTCAAAGCACTAATGAAGAACTTGAAACTTCTAAGGAAGAATTACAGTCAACTAATGAGGAGTTAAGCACAGTTAACAGCGAACTTCAGATTAAAATAGATGAACTATCAAGGATAAATGACGATATGATCAACCTGTTTAACAGCTCGGAAATTGCAATTATATTTGTTGACAATGATTTAAAAATCCGAAGTTTTACAAAAGAATCTAATAAACTAATTAAATTAATTGAATCTGATATTGGACGCCCTCTAAGTGATATTGCCATATCAATTGAATATCCCGATCTTATGGACGATATTATACAGGTAACTGAAAAATTGGTATTTAAAGAAAAAGAAGTTAAAACAAAGGATGATGAATGGTACAAGGTTCGAATTATGCCTTATAAAACTTCACAAAATGTTATTGATGGTGTTACTATCACTTTCATCAACATAACTAACCTTAAAACTACACAGGAAAAAATACAGTCTGCATTGGATTATGATGAGGGTATAATCAACACTGTACACGAACCATTGGTTGTTTTGGATGAAAAGTTAAGGATAATTTCTGCCAATCGTTCATTTTTATATGACATTTGATTTATTACAATCAGAAACAGAGGGGAAAATGTTAAATAAAGTTGGAGGAGGGTACATGGGATATTAAACAGCTTAAAAGCCTTTTAGAGGACGTTCTTCCCAAAAATAATGAAATAAATAACTATGAATTTGATTATGTTTTCCCTAAAATAGGTAATAAGAAACTGTTGTTGAATGCACGGAGAATCTATAGGGGAGATATAGGTACACAGTTAATTCTTCTTGCAATGGAAAATATGGATAATCTTATAGGAGATGTGAATAACCTTTAAATTTGTTTTAGTGGATTATATTTCTTTTTTTTATTTAGTTGTTATTTTAGTGAACTTTTAAAAAAAGAATTATGGTTATATTTAATGATTAGTTAACTTTTAAATACATCTTTTAGCATTCCATTGGCCTGTTTAATTGCAGCTCTTGTTGCAGGTGTTTCTGTGATAGGATTTAACAGAACAAAATCGTGTATTGTCCCCAAGTAACGTACAGCAGTAACCGTGACACCAGCTTCGTTGAGTTTATGTGCATAAGCAGT
This sequence is a window from Methanobacterium sp. SMA-27. Protein-coding genes within it:
- a CDS encoding CheR family methyltransferase yields the protein MPQYTRYLQENPEEIDQLFQEFLIGVTNFFRDPEAFESLKQSALKDMIKEKNNTDIFRIWVPGCSSGEEVYSIAIIIRELLEETGKNLEVQIFGTDLDPNSIKTARSGTYSNISEDIGPERLHKYFYKKDNLYTIKNDIRDMVIFANHNVITDPPFTKLDLISCRNLLIYLESEAQERVLSNMNYALKKDGILFIGPSENIGDFLEAFSVIDNKWKIFKCVKSSRVLFDHIKTRTISYQQPHSYWNNQFALKDLKVGQTDLNITKIAEKNLIDIYAPPSALINKLGDILFIHGRLGKYLEPSPGRAHMNILEMAREGIKLGLSTAIQNAISNNKEVVFDSLQVDSKDNKDYIKLIVKPINDQDSVKGLLIVSFEESDSQNLGQERIKLHIDSNNNEHIKSIENELKLTKERLKANVEEMTTSNEELKSANEELQSLNEESQSTNEELETSKEELQSTNEELSTVNSELQIKIDELSRINDDMINLFNSSEIAIIFVDNDLKIRSFTKESNKLIKLIESDIGRPLSDIAISIEYPDLMDDIIQVTEKLVFKEKEVKTKDDEWYKVRIMPYKTSQNVIDGVTITFINITNLKTTQEKIQSALDYDEGIINTVHEPLVVLDEKLRIISANRSFLYDI